The stretch of DNA GAGAAAGGAAGTCCCACACCGGGGGTGAATCCGGGAGTAAGTGGCAATAGTCTGCGGTGTCAAGTCCGACGGCTTTTCTGGAGCGACAGTTTCAAAGGCGTTGATCGTCTTGTGCTCCGCCCCGTGGTAGCGGAAGACCTGACGGATGTCCTTCATCAGTCCGATGGTGACTACGTAGCCCACAAGTACTCCCGCCCGCGCAACACCCTCCAGGGTGTTTCTCGCGACCTCCGATAGCGCGAAAAAGTTCGTCACCACCTCCGAGAGCCACAGGGGCAAAGCGACGAATAGCCCCACTACGGCCACCACGCCAAACAGGATCGCCAGGCACAGGTCCCGTGTCGTCAGTTCTTCGCCGCTATCTTCCAGCGCGACCTCCGCCGACTTGCCAAGGGCCCGAAAGCCGCTGCCCATCATTTCGCACAAGTTTACCACGCCGCGAACCAGGGGGAGTTTCCAGGGGTATCGCTTTGCACGAGATCCGTTGAACCAAGCCTCTTCGTAGATCTCTCCATCGGGTCGTCGCACCGCCAGGCCCCAAAGCTCTGGTCCCTTCATCAAAACTCCCTCGATAACCGCCTGTCCCCCAACGAGAAGTTTTTCCGACGCTTGCGCCTGGGCTTGAGAAAACCAAGACTCCAGAACCCACCAGAGCGTTGCCGCGTTTGCCATATCACTCGTTTGTCGCAAGAAGATCCTCCATATTCTTATAAGGTCTGCCACAGGGCCTGACTTCCTCACACCGTCCCATGACGCAGGAGGGGCCCGCCAGGCTGAAAACCAGGGGAGCCGCCTTTCGGCACTGGGACAACATGAGGCGGGATAGCTCTCGTATTTCCCATTGAGCCCTCCGGCAGAGCCTGAGATTGAAAAAATGGTGAAGTTCACGGGCGTTCATGGTGAGGACGAGGCGGGTCTCCCAGCCATGAGGAAGGATGAAGCGAGCATCTTCCGCCGGCACGCCCCTTTCCATCAGAGCTTTGTAGACTTCGTGGGCGGCCTCCACTTGTCCCTCGAACAGCGCACAGCTCTCCGGGTCGGAGGCCACCGAGGGAGGCATCACTACCTCCGGCCTGTCCATGTGAACGTACCTCTGGCTCTGCTGGCTGTAACTGGCCACCCGATGACGAACCAGTTGATGGGAGGTCACGCGGCTCAAGCCATCCACACCGAAGGTAAAGGAGACGTGCTCGAAAGGGGAGTGGTGCCCGCCGCGCCAAAGCTCTTTCAGCAAACGCTCCGACGAGCTTTCTTCCGAGCTCTCTTCTTTGCGCTTCAGAAGATTCCCTGCGGAGATGTCGTTGTAACATATCCGCGCCGCCGCCACCACCAGGTCATCGGGATCTGGAGTGTGTCTCAGAAGATAGACCTTGCAGGACATACAAAAAAAGGGGCTATTGCAGCCCCTAGCTCTCCGTTTTTTGGCCGTAGTTGATTCCGGCGTATTTTTTCTGGAACTTTTCGAGGCGCCCGTCTGTTATGACTCTGCTTCCCCGTTTACCCGAATAGAAGGGGTGACATTGAGAGCATACCCCCACACGAATCTCTTTTTGCGTAGATCGCGTCATAAAGGAGTTTCCGCAGGCACAGTTTACTTTGCACTCCTGGTACGCGGGATGGATTTCTTTTTTCATCGTGTCAACACCTTTTCCGATCCTTTCAGCGTACTAATATCTATTCATAACTAGAAGATACGTTTCGCATAGTATTCTTTTGACTATGAAGTCAAAGGAAAAGTTGAATCTCGGCTCATAGAAATTTTCAATAGCTCTTGGAAAATAGCTCTTGGAACACGTATGAACCATCTACATGTATAACCCTCATAGCCTCAATGCCGTAGGCCCAAACGCTCGATCAGGCTTCGGTAACGGTTGAAATCCTTTTCCTTTAAGTAACGCAAAAGTTTTCTTCGGCGTCCCACCATTTTCAGCAGGCCCCGACGGGAGTGAAAGTCCTTGGTGTGTATTTTCAAATGTTCCGTCAGTACCCGGACCCTCTCGGTCAAAACGGCGACTTGGACCTCTGGGGAGCCCGTATCGGACTCATGGGTCTTGTAGGTCGCGATGACCTCTTGTTTCTTTTCTTTCTGAATCACACACATCACCTCTTCGATTAGTTGCCGCGAAGCCAAGCGGTACATCGATCCGTAGAACCTACGGCCTAGCCTCGGGTCAAAGAGTATGTTATCACCACCTGAAGCGGCGCGCAAGCCCGAAAGAGAGAGCCTAATACCGGAAGAGCCCCAAAGCACAATTGCGTCCTTCTCAAAGATCCATGACAAATATCGAGTGGACTTTCTCCAAATTTCCTCTTGACAAACGTCCCACCCCATGCTACCCGTGCTATAAATTTTCATGAAAAGATAGATAGTTCTGTGTATGTGAAATATTTTTTGAGGTCTATCGGAGATAAGTTTTTAAGTTTTACTGTCGTGGGCGTCCCATACGCTGACGGAGAAGCTGTTTTCCTCGGCTGCCTGGTACACCGTGTATAATCTCGCCATAATTGCTATATTATTGCATATATACTTTGCTAAGTATATATTTAATATTTAATTATCTACCATATACAACCCCCTTCCGAGAACGCATAAATAACAAAGCCGTTACCAATATCAAGGGCTGAGATCTATTCATCAGGGCAAGAGCATTTACTCTCGAATCCTTGATATGACTGACCTTATATGCTACGTAAAAATACCTATTCGAATATGTGAAGCTAGTGATTGGAATGCTTGACGGAAAGTAAATGCTGTTGCCCTGTTTGTTCATTAGCATATTAGACCTACCACTTATATTATACTTATTATATTATACTTATCGCTGTTTTCGTAAGTGCTCTTCGTCAGTGCTCAAGGAAACGGCGGCGAGGTGAGTCTTTGACAAATTTCGCCGACTTAAGTATTATTTTCAAGATAGTAAGGAATTTCCCCTTAAGCGGCGCTCATTTTCGTTCGAGGTTTTGCGACTCGACTGCGATTTACAAATTCGGCTCGGAGGTTTTGATTGATGAAGATCAATAACATGATGAAACAAGCGCAAAAGATGCAGGCCCAAATGATGCAGATTCAGGAGAAATTGGCCGAGGAAAAGGTCGAGGGCAATGCCGGCGGTGGAATGGTCAAAGCAGTCTTCACGGGTCAAGGAGATCTGGTCGAACTCAAGATCGACCCGGAGGTGATCAAGACCGAGGACGTGGAAATGCTGGAAGACTTGATCGTAGTCGCCATCAACGACGGACTCCAAAAAAGCAAGGAACTCGCTAACTCTCGCATGGGCGTCTTCACTAACGCGTTGGGCTCCTTGGGGCTCGGTTAAATTTGACGGACTCCATCGGGCGTCTGATCGCTTTCTTCAACAAATTTCCGGGCGTGGGGAACAAAAGCGCCAGAAGAATGGCCTTTTACCTGCTTCGTCAGGACAAATCCTTTCTCCGCGCTATGGGGAGCGCCATCGCTGAGCTGAAAGATCACCTCTTTACCTGTAGCGAGTGCGGCAATATCTCTGATTCCGATCCTTGCCCGGTCTGCAAAGACAGGCTGAGGGACAGGACGATTTTGTGCGTGGTGGAGAGCATCGACGACTTAGCCTCTTTTGAACAGGCAGGGATCTACAACGGATTGTATCACGTGTTGGGCGGCAAGGTTTCTCCTTTTGAAGATCAGGAGCTGAGTGAACCATGCGTGAATTTCCTACTGCGCCACTTAGAGGAGACCGGAGCTAGGGAAATTATCGTCGCGACGAACCCCAGAATGGAGGGAGACCTGACGTACTTTACCCTTTTGGAAATCCTAAAGAAAAGAGGAAGGGAGGGGCTGAAAATATCCCGTCTCGCTTTCGGGTTGCCCGTGGGAGGGTCCATCGAGTTCGCGGACCGCATGACACTGCATATGGCCCTGGAATCCAGGGTCAGCGTGGGCCTTGGGCAAAAATCCTAATAAATCATGAGTGAAACTATCGAAACCTATAAATCTTTTTCCTTTCTGATCGTCGCCGGAGGCAGAGGTAGCCGGATCGGGGGACAAGGAAAGCAGTTTCGTCCCTTGGGCGAAGAGGAAAAACCCCTCTGGCGCTGGAGCGTGGACTTGGCGTTTTCCGCCGCCTCGGAAGCTGGTACCGGCTTAAACGAGGTGAAAGAAGTAGTTTTGGTGCTACCTCAGGGTCATGAAACGCGCGAAATAGCGAATATTCAAGGTTCCTTGCCCCTTAAGGTGACTTTTGGAGGTCCTGTTCGCACAGATTCCGTGCGAAACGGGCTAAAAGCCGCTAGTTGTGACTACGTACTGGTGCACGACGCCGCACGTCCCTTTGCGAGCCTTGGTCTTCTTCGTGCTTTGATGGAACGCACCACCCCCACCGTGGGGGCTATTCCCGTCATGCCCATCACCGAGGCGATCAAGCGCCTGGATGGGGCGGGTAAGGTCTTGACCCTGGATAGAGAAGGTCTTTACGCGACCCAAACCCCTCAATCCTTTTTCCGCGAAACGTTGCTGCGGGTGTTGGAGAAGGAAAACGTTTTCTCCAAAGTCTCTAAAATTTTCAAAGATGAGGCCGAGGCCTGGCTAGCCGCCGGGTTCGATCTTTCTTGCGTGGAGGGGGAGCGGCTGAACTTCAAGGTGACCTGGCCGGAGGATTTGGAACTGGCGGAAGCCCTAGTGGCCAGCCGATGGAAAATACGACAGAATAGAGGCAAGGAGGAAGAGGAGGAAGAGGAAATGGTGCGCACGGGAATCGGCTACGACGTACACCGGTTGACGCCGGGAAGACCCCTTATTTTAGGGGGAGTGGAGGTACCTTTCTCCTTAGGGCTTTTAGGACACTCGGACGCCGACGTCCTGGCCCATGCCGTGGCCGACGCGCTCTTGGGGGCGGCGGGGCTACCCGACATCGGAAACCTGTTCCCCGCCTCGGACGAGAGCTACAGAGACGCGAATAGCTTGGAACTGCTTCAACGAGTGGTAGAACTTGTACAGAAAGAACGATGGGAAATCGTCTGGGTGGATGCCGTGATCGAGGCCCAGGTTCCACGTTTGAACGCCCACCTGCCGGCCATGAGAGAAAAACTTTCGGCAATTTTAAGTTGGCGCTCCGACAAACGGGATTCAGACGGCGACTTTTGCCCCAATTCCAAAGTCAACCTTAAAGTCAAGTCTGCCGAAAAAACGGGAGACCCTGGCCTGGGGCGGTCGATGATTTGCCGCGCCGTCGCGACCTTGAGGCGCGCCCAATACTGAGAGGAAGGATCCAGATGACGGTCCGCACACGTTTCGCCCCATCCCCGACGGGGGAACTGCACATCGGAGGCGCGAGAACAGCGCTTTTTAATTTTTTACTCGCCCGAGGCGCCAATGGGAAATTTGTCCTGCGCATCGACGACACGGACAGGGAGCGCTCACGCCCCCAGTATGAGCGACAGTTGATGGAGGACCTGCGATGGTTGGGGCTCCATTGGGACGAAGGGCCGGACCTGGACAAAAGCATGCCCGTTTCGTATCGTCAAAGCGAAAGGACGTCTTTTTACAAGGATGCCCTGGAGACTTTGCGAAAAAAGGAGTTAGTTTACCCTTGTTTTTGCTCCGAGGCGCGTTTGGAGACCCTACGTAAGGAACAGCTTTCGAGGAGCGAGCCGCCTCGGTACGATGGACTTTGTCGCCGCCTGTCCCACCAGCAAGTGGCGCGTAAAATCGATGAGGGCGAAAAACCCTGTTGGCGTTTCATTCTACCCAGCGTGCCCGTGACGTTTCACGACGCTGTAAGGGGCAATCTGACCTTTTCGCCTGGGGACATGGGGGATTTCGTCGCTGAGCGCAGCGATGGGGGGGTCACCTACATTTTCGCCAGCGTGGTGGACGACCATTTGATGGAAATCACCCACATCGTCCGGGGAGACGAGCATGTCCCCAACGCGGCGCGGCAGCAGGCGCTTTTCGAGGCTTTGGGTTGGACAGCCCCCGTCTACGCCCACATTCCCATGATTCTGTCTCAGGACCGGCAAAAACTCAGTAAACGCACTGGCTCGACTCCCGTGCTTCGATACCGGGAAGAGGGGTATTTACCCGAGGCTCTCACCGCGTATCTCTCGACCCTCAGTTGGACGCCCCCTACCGAAGGCTCACCCTTCTCTCTCTTTTCACTACAAGAAACGGCATCCGTCTTCTCCCTTTCCCGCATTTCCACGTCCTCGCCGGTTCACGACGAGACTCACCTGAGGTACTGGCAGAAGGAGGTCATGCGGAGAAGAGGGAGCCAGGCCCTTCTGAAACAACTGATGGAGGTCGTCCCCTCTTTTGAGGTTTTTGACGCTCCTCCCTTGAAACGACTGATTGACGACTTGCTCGAAGAAAACTACACCTTGCCGCTCTTGCGAGGAGCCCTGAGTTTCTTGCTCGAAAAACCCAAGGGAGGGCACGAGGCGTGGTTGCCGGAGCTAAAGGAGACATTGCGTTTAGCCGACCCTTGGACTGAGGAGGAGTTGAACCGAACGACGCGTACTTTCATGAAGGAGCGAGGCTTGAAAGGGAAGGAGTTTTTCCATCCTCTCCGATTGATCCTCACCGGGCGGGAAAGCGGAGCCGCCCTGACCTTGGTGATGTGCGCGCTGGGGAGGAATCGGGTCCTGAATCGCTTGGAATTTAATGAAAACAAGGAGGTGGGATGAATCATGAGCGGCATGTTCGCTCACAACAAGTTGTTCGAGACTTATTGTATGACGGGTAGGGAAAATCTTCCCTATCTGGAGGACGACGTTTTCGCGGACGAGAGCGTTATTACCACCGTGTTGGAAGACTATGAAATCTCTCTCGAAGACGATTGGTCGGACTTTATTAAGGACTTTTGCCTCTGATTTATACTCAGGGAGCGGTAGCTATAGCAATGGACCGGAACAAATCATAAAGTTCAGGAATCGCTTTTTTTAAAGAGACGGGGCGACTGTCTTCTTTTCGGTAAAAATAATGCCGGCTTTCCCCCGTCGTTCGTATTTCGTGAGTGGTGGCGTCTGTCACGTGGTAGCCGATGGTCATTTTGGAGTGTCCACAGGCGGGAAGTCCCACCAAGATGTTCACCGTATCCCCGAAACGCACCGGCGCGCGGTAATCGCAGGCGAAGCTCAAAACAGCGAACGTGATGCCCAGGGACTCCACCCGTTCGTAGG from Synergistaceae bacterium encodes:
- a CDS encoding DUF1385 domain-containing protein, translated to MANAATLWWVLESWFSQAQAQASEKLLVGGQAVIEGVLMKGPELWGLAVRRPDGEIYEEAWFNGSRAKRYPWKLPLVRGVVNLCEMMGSGFRALGKSAEVALEDSGEELTTRDLCLAILFGVVAVVGLFVALPLWLSEVVTNFFALSEVARNTLEGVARAGVLVGYVVTIGLMKDIRQVFRYHGAEHKTINAFETVAPEKPSDLTPQTIATYSRIHPRCGTSFLLIAILIGTAVFSVIKGNGLLWRIGSRVVLLPLVVGIAYEIIRLASKPGFLGKTLVYPTLCLQYLTTREPDLGQIEVALTSLEIALKERR
- the thyX gene encoding FAD-dependent thymidylate synthase, yielding MSCKVYLLRHTPDPDDLVVAAARICYNDISAGNLLKRKEESSEESSSERLLKELWRGGHHSPFEHVSFTFGVDGLSRVTSHQLVRHRVASYSQQSQRYVHMDRPEVVMPPSVASDPESCALFEGQVEAAHEVYKALMERGVPAEDARFILPHGWETRLVLTMNARELHHFFNLRLCRRAQWEIRELSRLMLSQCRKAAPLVFSLAGPSCVMGRCEEVRPCGRPYKNMEDLLATNE
- the rpmE gene encoding 50S ribosomal protein L31, coding for MKKEIHPAYQECKVNCACGNSFMTRSTQKEIRVGVCSQCHPFYSGKRGSRVITDGRLEKFQKKYAGINYGQKTES
- the rpsO gene encoding 30S ribosomal protein S15, whose product is MCVIQKEKKQEVIATYKTHESDTGSPEVQVAVLTERVRVLTEHLKIHTKDFHSRRGLLKMVGRRRKLLRYLKEKDFNRYRSLIERLGLRH
- a CDS encoding YbaB/EbfC family nucleoid-associated protein; its protein translation is MKINNMMKQAQKMQAQMMQIQEKLAEEKVEGNAGGGMVKAVFTGQGDLVELKIDPEVIKTEDVEMLEDLIVVAINDGLQKSKELANSRMGVFTNALGSLGLG
- the recR gene encoding recombination mediator RecR codes for the protein MTDSIGRLIAFFNKFPGVGNKSARRMAFYLLRQDKSFLRAMGSAIAELKDHLFTCSECGNISDSDPCPVCKDRLRDRTILCVVESIDDLASFEQAGIYNGLYHVLGGKVSPFEDQELSEPCVNFLLRHLEETGAREIIVATNPRMEGDLTYFTLLEILKKRGREGLKISRLAFGLPVGGSIEFADRMTLHMALESRVSVGLGQKS
- the ispF gene encoding 2-C-methyl-D-erythritol 2,4-cyclodiphosphate synthase, with product MSETIETYKSFSFLIVAGGRGSRIGGQGKQFRPLGEEEKPLWRWSVDLAFSAASEAGTGLNEVKEVVLVLPQGHETREIANIQGSLPLKVTFGGPVRTDSVRNGLKAASCDYVLVHDAARPFASLGLLRALMERTTPTVGAIPVMPITEAIKRLDGAGKVLTLDREGLYATQTPQSFFRETLLRVLEKENVFSKVSKIFKDEAEAWLAAGFDLSCVEGERLNFKVTWPEDLELAEALVASRWKIRQNRGKEEEEEEEMVRTGIGYDVHRLTPGRPLILGGVEVPFSLGLLGHSDADVLAHAVADALLGAAGLPDIGNLFPASDESYRDANSLELLQRVVELVQKERWEIVWVDAVIEAQVPRLNAHLPAMREKLSAILSWRSDKRDSDGDFCPNSKVNLKVKSAEKTGDPGLGRSMICRAVATLRRAQY
- the gltX gene encoding glutamate--tRNA ligase, translating into MTVRTRFAPSPTGELHIGGARTALFNFLLARGANGKFVLRIDDTDRERSRPQYERQLMEDLRWLGLHWDEGPDLDKSMPVSYRQSERTSFYKDALETLRKKELVYPCFCSEARLETLRKEQLSRSEPPRYDGLCRRLSHQQVARKIDEGEKPCWRFILPSVPVTFHDAVRGNLTFSPGDMGDFVAERSDGGVTYIFASVVDDHLMEITHIVRGDEHVPNAARQQALFEALGWTAPVYAHIPMILSQDRQKLSKRTGSTPVLRYREEGYLPEALTAYLSTLSWTPPTEGSPFSLFSLQETASVFSLSRISTSSPVHDETHLRYWQKEVMRRRGSQALLKQLMEVVPSFEVFDAPPLKRLIDDLLEENYTLPLLRGALSFLLEKPKGGHEAWLPELKETLRLADPWTEEELNRTTRTFMKERGLKGKEFFHPLRLILTGRESGAALTLVMCALGRNRVLNRLEFNENKEVG
- a CDS encoding acyl-CoA thioesterase gives rise to the protein MNIIPYVRKAQFYETDQMGVIHHANYIHWFEEARVDFLSQIGFPYERVESLGITFAVLSFACDYRAPVRFGDTVNILVGLPACGHSKMTIGYHVTDATTHEIRTTGESRHYFYRKEDSRPVSLKKAIPELYDLFRSIAIATAP